Proteins from a single region of Candidatus Methylomirabilota bacterium:
- a CDS encoding TRAP transporter substrate-binding protein, giving the protein MKSARRRFIVGSGGLVAAVAAAAIDAPNVIAQPRIEWRMSTTWTPKLDMLQGSAQLLASVVERTSGGRLRIEVFPGGQIMEGFECFDATSKGTIQVFMGAPYYWVKKDPAFDWFSTVPFGMNPEGMLSWYHHGDGLKLWEEAYAPFSLMPRPGPAIAPQMAGWFRRKISTIGDFKGLRMRIPGLGGKVVAKAGGAPVLTPAADIYASLERGVIDASEWIGPHDDMTLGLHTTARYYYYPGWHEPGTVTEFSFNRKAYDALPADLRWALDYATATVQVVGLTDFHTKNSIALGRLRSEFKDKVQVLQLPAPVLRDLRKLSGDVVREESEKTPMARKVHASFAKFQALVGPWDHVAEGAYRHLIVG; this is encoded by the coding sequence GTGAAGAGCGCACGGCGCAGATTCATCGTCGGGTCGGGCGGGCTGGTGGCGGCGGTCGCCGCCGCCGCCATCGACGCCCCCAACGTCATCGCCCAGCCGAGGATCGAGTGGCGCATGTCCACCACGTGGACCCCGAAACTCGACATGCTGCAGGGCTCGGCCCAGCTGCTGGCCAGCGTCGTGGAGCGTACGAGTGGCGGGCGGCTCCGGATCGAGGTCTTCCCGGGCGGCCAGATCATGGAGGGCTTCGAATGCTTCGATGCCACCTCGAAGGGAACCATCCAGGTCTTCATGGGCGCTCCGTACTACTGGGTAAAGAAGGATCCCGCCTTCGACTGGTTCTCGACGGTGCCGTTCGGGATGAACCCGGAGGGCATGCTCTCCTGGTATCACCACGGCGATGGGCTAAAGCTCTGGGAGGAAGCGTACGCGCCGTTCAGCCTGATGCCGCGCCCGGGTCCGGCCATCGCCCCGCAGATGGCCGGCTGGTTCAGGAGGAAGATCAGCACCATCGGCGACTTCAAGGGCCTCCGGATGCGCATTCCGGGTCTCGGCGGCAAGGTCGTGGCCAAGGCGGGCGGCGCCCCGGTCCTCACGCCGGCCGCGGACATCTATGCCTCCCTCGAGCGGGGCGTGATCGATGCCTCCGAATGGATCGGGCCTCACGACGACATGACGCTCGGGCTGCACACGACCGCGCGCTACTACTACTATCCGGGCTGGCACGAGCCCGGGACGGTGACGGAGTTCAGCTTCAACCGGAAGGCCTATGACGCCCTCCCCGCCGATCTGCGGTGGGCGCTCGACTATGCCACCGCGACCGTCCAGGTCGTCGGCCTCACCGATTTCCACACCAAGAACTCGATCGCGCTCGGGCGCCTCCGGTCCGAGTTCAAGGACAAGGTGCAGGTGCTCCAGCTTCCCGCGCCCGTACTGCGCGACCTGCGCAAGCTGTCCGGCGACGTCGTCCGGGAGGAATCGGAAAAAACGCCGATGGCCCGCAAGGTGCACGCCTCGTTCGCGAAGTTCCAGGCGCTGGTGGGGCCCTGGGACCACGTCGCGGAAGGCGCCTACCGCCACCTCATCGTCGGGTGA
- a CDS encoding TRAP transporter substrate-binding protein: protein MTSERRRFIATGGGLVAAAVAGAIVDAPNVIAQPKIHWRMSTGFTKVFDILLAAAQRLGRIVDEASGGRFRIEAFPGGQIMQPLECFDATSKGTIEAFMGSPQYWNDREPAIEWFATIPFGMNPQGMAAWYYQGDGLTLMEEAYAPFNLVPRPAMADAPQMAGWFRKKIATTADFKGLRMRIVNLGGKVYARAGATTVLTPGNEIYAALERGTIDTAEWIGPHYDMQSGLHRTARYYYYPGWHEPGTTLDFAFNKKAYEALPIDLRRILDHATAAGQVYGLAEHHAKNAIALQQLKTEFKGKVDVLPFPAPVLRDLRKLAAEVVREESQKTPMTRKVHASYAKFQALLAPWDRVAEGAYHQFVAG from the coding sequence GTGACGAGCGAACGTCGGAGATTCATCGCAACCGGGGGCGGCCTGGTGGCGGCTGCCGTGGCCGGCGCCATCGTCGACGCGCCCAACGTCATCGCGCAGCCGAAGATCCACTGGCGCATGTCCACGGGCTTCACGAAGGTGTTCGACATCCTGCTGGCCGCGGCGCAACGGCTCGGTCGCATCGTCGACGAGGCCAGCGGAGGGCGATTCCGCATCGAGGCGTTCCCGGGCGGCCAGATCATGCAGCCACTCGAGTGCTTCGACGCGACCTCCAAGGGCACCATCGAGGCCTTCATGGGTTCGCCGCAATACTGGAACGACCGGGAGCCCGCCATCGAGTGGTTCGCCACCATTCCGTTCGGCATGAACCCGCAGGGCATGGCCGCCTGGTACTACCAGGGTGACGGCCTCACGCTGATGGAGGAGGCGTACGCGCCCTTCAACCTCGTCCCGCGCCCCGCGATGGCGGATGCCCCTCAGATGGCCGGTTGGTTCCGGAAGAAGATCGCCACGACCGCCGACTTCAAGGGACTCCGGATGCGCATCGTGAACCTCGGCGGCAAGGTCTACGCGAGAGCGGGCGCCACCACGGTCCTGACGCCCGGCAACGAGATCTACGCGGCGCTCGAGCGAGGCACGATCGATACCGCGGAGTGGATCGGGCCGCACTACGACATGCAGAGCGGCCTCCACCGGACCGCCCGCTACTACTATTACCCGGGCTGGCACGAGCCGGGCACCACGCTCGACTTCGCCTTCAACAAGAAGGCGTACGAGGCGCTCCCGATCGATCTGCGGCGGATCCTCGACCATGCGACGGCGGCCGGCCAGGTGTACGGCCTGGCGGAGCACCACGCGAAGAACGCGATCGCGCTCCAGCAGCTCAAGACCGAGTTCAAGGGTAAGGTGGACGTGCTGCCGTTTCCCGCTCCGGTGCTGCGCGATCTGCGGAAGCTCGCGGCGGAGGTCGTCAGGGAGGAGTCGCAGAAGACGCCGATGACTCGCAAGGTGCACGCCTCCTACGCGAAGTTCCAGGCCCTGCTCGCACCGTGGGACCGCGTGGCCGAGGGTGCCTACCATCAATTCGTCGCGGGATGA